A genomic window from Lotus japonicus ecotype B-129 chromosome 1, LjGifu_v1.2 includes:
- the LOC130727693 gene encoding uncharacterized protein LOC130727693 isoform X2, translated as MKISSPAYHLTLSFLFFLPTPDPFSSSLSRFLSFFSRPISAPSSFLLHGQPAMSHHHHHTQKLQPWPLQTAMDTRAPQPPLVTTATPPFMSEPPPLLSLLVDPLLPLHEMPPLATITIGYEGRKRLAVKLKNRRKRADVENKDVIGLKLQFRKKLVKEPLPGSSRSPVHHLSTPLRHSRSPSGLVTPITYLLKKYKINFNSIQIGLEYVILNLMFSIIP; from the exons ATGAAAATATCTTCTCCAGCATATCACCTTACACTCtcgtttcttttctttctcccaACGCCagacccattttcttcttctctttcacgttttctttctttcttcagcaGACCCATTTCTGctccttcttcctttcttctccaTGGACAACCAGCCatgagccaccaccaccaccacacacAAAAGCTCCAACCATGGCCACTCCAAACAGCCATGGACACGCGAGCACCACAGCCACCGCTGGTCACCACCGCCACGCCTCCTTTCATGAGCGAACCACCACCTCTACTCTCCCTCTTGGTAGATCCTCTTCTCCCTCTCCACGAGATGCCACCGCTGGCCACCATCACCATAG GTTACGAAGGGCGAAAGCGCCTCGCGGTGAAGCTAAAGAATAGAAGGAAGCGAGCCGACGTGGAAAACAAAGATGTGATTGGATTGAAGTTGCAGTTTAGGAAGAAATTGgttaag gagcccctcccgggatcGTCCAGGTCGCCGGTTCACCACCTCTCCACTCCTCTCCGCCACTCTCGCTCTCCGAGTGGCTTGGTCACCCCGATCACTTAtctactaaaaaaatataagataaatTTTAACAGCATCCAAATAGGTTTAGAGTATGTAATATTGAACCTGATGTTTAGCATCATCCCATAG
- the LOC130727693 gene encoding uncharacterized protein LOC130727693 isoform X3 produces MTHGPPLVHENIFSSISPYTLVSFLSPNARPIFFFSFTFSFFLQQTHFCSFFLSSPWTTSHEPPPPPHTKAPTMATPNSHGHASTTATAGHHRHASFHERTTTSTLPLGYEGRKRLAVKLKNRRKRADVENKDVIGLKLQFRKKLVKEPLPGSSRSPVHHLSTPLRHSRSPSGLVTPITYLLKKYKINFNSIQIGLEYVILNLMFSIIP; encoded by the exons ATGACCCACGGCCCCCCACTTGTTCATGAAAATATCTTCTCCAGCATATCACCTTACACTCtcgtttcttttctttctcccaACGCCagacccattttcttcttctctttcacgttttctttctttcttcagcaGACCCATTTCTGctccttcttcctttcttctccaTGGACAACCAGCCatgagccaccaccaccaccacacacAAAAGCTCCAACCATGGCCACTCCAAACAGCCATGGACACGCGAGCACCACAGCCACCGCTGGTCACCACCGCCACGCCTCCTTTCATGAGCGAACCACCACCTCTACTCTCCCTCTTG GTTACGAAGGGCGAAAGCGCCTCGCGGTGAAGCTAAAGAATAGAAGGAAGCGAGCCGACGTGGAAAACAAAGATGTGATTGGATTGAAGTTGCAGTTTAGGAAGAAATTGgttaag gagcccctcccgggatcGTCCAGGTCGCCGGTTCACCACCTCTCCACTCCTCTCCGCCACTCTCGCTCTCCGAGTGGCTTGGTCACCCCGATCACTTAtctactaaaaaaatataagataaatTTTAACAGCATCCAAATAGGTTTAGAGTATGTAATATTGAACCTGATGTTTAGCATCATCCCATAG
- the LOC130727693 gene encoding uncharacterized protein LOC130727693 isoform X6, with amino-acid sequence MTHGPPLVHENIFSSISPYTLVSFLSPNARPIFFFSFTFSFFLQQTHFCSFFLSSPWTTSHEPPPPPHTKAPTMATPNSHGHASTTATAGHHRHASFHERTTTSTLPLGYEGRKRLAVKLKNRRKRADVENKDVIGLKLQFRKKLVKAMKNFRWSLTFVRVGEKNLKKCG; translated from the exons ATGACCCACGGCCCCCCACTTGTTCATGAAAATATCTTCTCCAGCATATCACCTTACACTCtcgtttcttttctttctcccaACGCCagacccattttcttcttctctttcacgttttctttctttcttcagcaGACCCATTTCTGctccttcttcctttcttctccaTGGACAACCAGCCatgagccaccaccaccaccacacacAAAAGCTCCAACCATGGCCACTCCAAACAGCCATGGACACGCGAGCACCACAGCCACCGCTGGTCACCACCGCCACGCCTCCTTTCATGAGCGAACCACCACCTCTACTCTCCCTCTTG GTTACGAAGGGCGAAAGCGCCTCGCGGTGAAGCTAAAGAATAGAAGGAAGCGAGCCGACGTGGAAAACAAAGATGTGATTGGATTGAAGTTGCAGTTTAGGAAGAAATTGgttaag gcgatgaagaattttcgatggagcttgaccttcgtacgagtcggagagAAGAACTTGAAGAAATGTGGatga
- the LOC130727693 gene encoding uncharacterized protein LOC130727693 isoform X1, with protein sequence MTHGPPLVHENIFSSISPYTLVSFLSPNARPIFFFSFTFSFFLQQTHFCSFFLSSPWTTSHEPPPPPHTKAPTMATPNSHGHASTTATAGHHRHASFHERTTTSTLPLGRSSSPSPRDATAGHHHHRLLLINTIGFCFGYEGRKRLAVKLKNRRKRADVENKDVIGLKLQFRKKLVKEPLPGSSRSPVHHLSTPLRHSRSPSGLVTPITYLLKKYKINFNSIQIGLEYVILNLMFSIIP encoded by the exons ATGACCCACGGCCCCCCACTTGTTCATGAAAATATCTTCTCCAGCATATCACCTTACACTCtcgtttcttttctttctcccaACGCCagacccattttcttcttctctttcacgttttctttctttcttcagcaGACCCATTTCTGctccttcttcctttcttctccaTGGACAACCAGCCatgagccaccaccaccaccacacacAAAAGCTCCAACCATGGCCACTCCAAACAGCCATGGACACGCGAGCACCACAGCCACCGCTGGTCACCACCGCCACGCCTCCTTTCATGAGCGAACCACCACCTCTACTCTCCCTCTTGGTAGATCCTCTTCTCCCTCTCCACGAGATGCCACCGCTGGCCACCATCACCATAGGTTGCTTCTAATTAATACTATTGGCTTTTGTTTTG GTTACGAAGGGCGAAAGCGCCTCGCGGTGAAGCTAAAGAATAGAAGGAAGCGAGCCGACGTGGAAAACAAAGATGTGATTGGATTGAAGTTGCAGTTTAGGAAGAAATTGgttaag gagcccctcccgggatcGTCCAGGTCGCCGGTTCACCACCTCTCCACTCCTCTCCGCCACTCTCGCTCTCCGAGTGGCTTGGTCACCCCGATCACTTAtctactaaaaaaatataagataaatTTTAACAGCATCCAAATAGGTTTAGAGTATGTAATATTGAACCTGATGTTTAGCATCATCCCATAG
- the LOC130727693 gene encoding uncharacterized protein LOC130727693 isoform X5 — protein sequence MKISSPAYHLTLSFLFFLPTPDPFSSSLSRFLSFFSRPISAPSSFLLHGQPAMSHHHHHTQKLQPWPLQTAMDTRAPQPPLVTTATPPFMSEPPPLLSLLVDPLLPLHEMPPLATITIGYEGRKRLAVKLKNRRKRADVENKDVIGLKLQFRKKLVKAMKNFRWSLTFVRVGEKNLKKCG from the exons ATGAAAATATCTTCTCCAGCATATCACCTTACACTCtcgtttcttttctttctcccaACGCCagacccattttcttcttctctttcacgttttctttctttcttcagcaGACCCATTTCTGctccttcttcctttcttctccaTGGACAACCAGCCatgagccaccaccaccaccacacacAAAAGCTCCAACCATGGCCACTCCAAACAGCCATGGACACGCGAGCACCACAGCCACCGCTGGTCACCACCGCCACGCCTCCTTTCATGAGCGAACCACCACCTCTACTCTCCCTCTTGGTAGATCCTCTTCTCCCTCTCCACGAGATGCCACCGCTGGCCACCATCACCATAG GTTACGAAGGGCGAAAGCGCCTCGCGGTGAAGCTAAAGAATAGAAGGAAGCGAGCCGACGTGGAAAACAAAGATGTGATTGGATTGAAGTTGCAGTTTAGGAAGAAATTGgttaag gcgatgaagaattttcgatggagcttgaccttcgtacgagtcggagagAAGAACTTGAAGAAATGTGGatga
- the LOC130727693 gene encoding uncharacterized protein LOC130727693 isoform X4 — MTHGPPLVHENIFSSISPYTLVSFLSPNARPIFFFSFTFSFFLQQTHFCSFFLSSPWTTSHEPPPPPHTKAPTMATPNSHGHASTTATAGHHRHASFHERTTTSTLPLGRSSSPSPRDATAGHHHHRLLLINTIGFCFGYEGRKRLAVKLKNRRKRADVENKDVIGLKLQFRKKLVKAMKNFRWSLTFVRVGEKNLKKCG, encoded by the exons ATGACCCACGGCCCCCCACTTGTTCATGAAAATATCTTCTCCAGCATATCACCTTACACTCtcgtttcttttctttctcccaACGCCagacccattttcttcttctctttcacgttttctttctttcttcagcaGACCCATTTCTGctccttcttcctttcttctccaTGGACAACCAGCCatgagccaccaccaccaccacacacAAAAGCTCCAACCATGGCCACTCCAAACAGCCATGGACACGCGAGCACCACAGCCACCGCTGGTCACCACCGCCACGCCTCCTTTCATGAGCGAACCACCACCTCTACTCTCCCTCTTGGTAGATCCTCTTCTCCCTCTCCACGAGATGCCACCGCTGGCCACCATCACCATAGGTTGCTTCTAATTAATACTATTGGCTTTTGTTTTG GTTACGAAGGGCGAAAGCGCCTCGCGGTGAAGCTAAAGAATAGAAGGAAGCGAGCCGACGTGGAAAACAAAGATGTGATTGGATTGAAGTTGCAGTTTAGGAAGAAATTGgttaag gcgatgaagaattttcgatggagcttgaccttcgtacgagtcggagagAAGAACTTGAAGAAATGTGGatga